In one candidate division WOR-3 bacterium genomic region, the following are encoded:
- the cas1b gene encoding type I-B CRISPR-associated endonuclease Cas1b, producing MKRAIYIFSDGELKRKQNTLYFESSSGDKKYIPIENTGEIHLFGEVSINKKLLIFLSQEGILLHFYNYYGFYEGSYYPREHYNSGALILKQSEFYLDNDKRFRLAKKFVKGAILNMIKVLEYYNLRGEDLGREIKNIEEIYESLENFSSIEEIMALEGNVKDIYYRSFNKIIKKENFYYTGRERRPPRDKLNALISYGNSLLYSYVLSEIYKTHLDPRIGFLHATNFRRFSLNLDVSEIFKPIIVDRLIFKLVNKGMIQERHFMDEMGGIFLNENGKKIFVEEMDNKLRATIKHRKLGRHVSYRTLIRMELYKIEKHLISDEEYEPFVMWW from the coding sequence ATGAAAAGAGCAATTTATATTTTTAGTGATGGAGAATTAAAAAGGAAACAAAATACATTATATTTTGAGAGTTCCTCAGGTGATAAGAAATATATACCCATTGAAAATACAGGAGAGATTCATTTATTTGGGGAAGTAAGCATAAATAAAAAACTTTTAATTTTTTTATCGCAGGAGGGTATTTTGTTACATTTTTATAATTATTATGGTTTTTATGAGGGAAGTTATTATCCAAGGGAACATTATAATTCTGGTGCATTAATTTTAAAACAGTCAGAGTTTTATTTAGATAATGATAAAAGATTTAGGCTTGCAAAGAAGTTTGTTAAGGGTGCTATTTTAAATATGATAAAGGTTTTGGAATATTACAATTTGAGAGGGGAGGATTTAGGAAGAGAAATAAAAAATATAGAAGAAATTTATGAAAGTTTAGAGAATTTTTCGTCAATTGAGGAGATAATGGCACTTGAGGGTAATGTAAAGGATATTTATTACAGAAGTTTTAATAAAATAATAAAGAAGGAGAATTTTTATTATACAGGGAGGGAAAGGAGACCTCCAAGGGACAAGTTAAATGCTTTAATAAGTTATGGGAATTCGCTTTTATACTCTTATGTTTTATCTGAGATTTATAAGACACATCTTGATCCAAGGATCGGGTTTTTACATGCCACCAATTTCAGGAGGTTTTCATTAAATTTGGATGTTTCAGAGATTTTTAAACCAATAATTGTGGACAGGTTAATTTTTAAATTAGTAAATAAGGGTATGATTCAGGAGAGGCATTTTATGGATGAAATGGGTGGTATATTTTTAAATGAAAATGGGAAAAAGATTTTTGTAGAGGAAATGGATAATAAATTGAGAGCAACAATAAAGCACAGGAAGTTAGGAAGGCATGTTTCATATAGAACTCTTATAAGGATGGAGTTATATAAAATAGAGAAGCATTTAATAAGTGATGAAGAATATGAACCCTTTGTTATGTGGTGGTGA
- the cas2 gene encoding CRISPR-associated endonuclease Cas2, with the protein MYLIMVYDINKERVAKVLKIARKYLTWIQNSVLEGEITEAKFLKLKYELRKVIKEDEDSIVFYIFTTKLYTSREIMGKEKGKEEIII; encoded by the coding sequence ATGTATTTAATAATGGTTTATGATATTAACAAAGAGAGGGTTGCAAAGGTTTTGAAAATTGCGAGGAAATATTTGACATGGATTCAAAACTCTGTATTAGAGGGAGAGATAACAGAGGCAAAATTTTTAAAATTAAAATATGAACTTAGAAAAGTTATAAAGGAGGATGAAGATTCAATAGTTTTTTATATTTTTACAACAAAATTATATACTTCAAGGGAGATAATGGGAAAGGAAAAAGGAAAGGAGGAAATAATTATATGA